In Deinococcus psychrotolerans, the genomic window CCCGCGCCTTTACCCCCTTCCTCAACGCCGCTTACCGCCAGTCTCCTCCGCCGCGCCGCCAGTTTTTGCCGCGTGAATTTTTGCTGCAACTCCTCGCACAAGCCGCCGAGCGTTTGCCGCTGCTGGAAGCGCCTCCTTTGCCCTGGGCACTCGCAGAGCGGGCACACGACCCCGCTTATTTGCAGCGCTGGCGACGCGGCGAAGTCACGCGGCAAGAGGAGCGGGCACTGGGCTTTGCGTGGGACACCGCAGTTGTGGAGCGCAGTCGGGCGTCATGCGGCGCAACGCTGAGCGCCACCTGCGACGCGCTGAGCAGCGGCCTCGGCCTCAGCTTGGGCGGCGGAACCCACCACGCTTACGTCGACCATGCCGAGGGTTTTTCGTTTCTCAACGATGTGGCGATCATCACCCGGCATCTGCTTGACGCTGGACTACTCTCCAAAGTCTTGGTGCTTGACCTCGACGTGCATCAGGGCAACGGCACGGCGGCGATGCTGGGAAGTGAGGCGCGGGCCTTCACCCTCAGCGTTCACGCCGACCACAATTATCCGTTCAACAAGGAAAACAGCGATCTGGACGTGGGATTGCCCGATGGCGCGGGCGACGCCGAGTATCTGGCGGCACTTGAAGACACGGTAATGCCTGCTGTGCAAGCGTTTGAGCCTGAGTTGGTTTTCTATCTGGCAGGCGCGGACGTGCTGGAAGGCGACCAACTGGGGCGGCTGGCGCTGAGCTTGGACGGGCTGCGAGCGAGAGACGAACGGGTCTACGGCTGGGCAGCGGGCAGCAAAACCCCGCTGGTGTCGCTGATGGCGGGCGGATACAACCGCGATCCGGCCAAGTTGGTGCGGGCAAGGCTGGGCACCTTGGACGCGGCGCTGGGGGCTTTTTCTCCTTCTCCAAACGCGGTATAATGTTTAAATGATGTTTCTCCTCACGCCACCCTGACGACGACGCCTGAACGACGTTGCGGCCCTGAGTCGTAGAAACTGAACCGACGCTTTATTCAAAACTTTCCCTTACTACGGGCCGCTGCCGCCATATCGCGCCCGCCGGAGCCTTTATGACCAGTCCTCACATTGTGCGCGAAATCGAGCGCCGCCGCACCTTTGCCATCATTTCTCACCCCGACGCCGGTAAAACCACCATCACCGAAAAATTGCTGCTCTACGGAGGCGCGATTCAGCAGGCCGGCAGTGTGACCGCCCGCGAAGGTATGCGCCACACCACTTCCGATTGGATGAGCATCGAGCAGCAGCGCGGTATTTCCATTTCCAGCTCGGCGCTGACCTTTGAATACGAAGGCCGCCACATCAACC contains:
- a CDS encoding histone deacetylase, which codes for MPRAFTPFLNAAYRQSPPPRRQFLPREFLLQLLAQAAERLPLLEAPPLPWALAERAHDPAYLQRWRRGEVTRQEERALGFAWDTAVVERSRASCGATLSATCDALSSGLGLSLGGGTHHAYVDHAEGFSFLNDVAIITRHLLDAGLLSKVLVLDLDVHQGNGTAAMLGSEARAFTLSVHADHNYPFNKENSDLDVGLPDGAGDAEYLAALEDTVMPAVQAFEPELVFYLAGADVLEGDQLGRLALSLDGLRARDERVYGWAAGSKTPLVSLMAGGYNRDPAKLVRARLGTLDAALGAFSPSPNAV